AACTAATGCACTCACTAATTGAGCATTTTTTTACATGTTTATCTCCAAATTCAACTCCtatttctctcattctctctcaACACATTTTTTCTTGTCTTACTTCACTATGGATGAAGCTTGATATCTCATCTTCAAGTTCTACCTCCTCTATTTTTGGACATACACAACAAAACTCGATGAGAGCATAATTCCTTTTCAGGCTAGTGTGTTTTTACAACTATCAAGATTCAAgaaggacctaattaaaaaaataaaaattagtgtaaaaatttaattaaaaaaaatagagacttaattaaaaatttaataaaattataaaaattaataaaataattaaaattttaaatttatttattataaaatgtaATTTGACCAAAATTGCTCATTTTTAAACCTAAAAACTCATATCCAACTAACCACTAAATGTGATTGTTATTTGCCAAAATCTCATTGTTTTGATCACCCTTTACATTTTTGTCTAAGCACTAACTACCGCGTCATGTGCTCTATGCAAGTCATTTGGCTTCTTCATATAacatttgatttttctttatttatttatttatttatttatttttggcagGCTTTGAGAGTTGAGAGCTCCTTATATATACCTCAATAATACATTGCTATTATCACAAATCCACAACAATAACAAACTCAATTAGaataattaatcatatataaCCATGGCCATTATTATCCACATTAATTCATGGATTCAAATAATGACCATTTCATTCCTTATCCTAATTCACAATGTGAATTCAGCATCATTCACATTCCCAAACTTTTGGTCACCCACAAAGGACATTGTCTTCGAGGGTGATGCCGATTACTCAAACGGCGGTTTAACTCTCACAAAGATTGTAAACAGTGCTCCCATTGGCAACAGTGCCGGCCGAGCCTCCTATTCTTCCCCCGTGCGCCTCTGGGACGCCAACACCGGCAACCTCGCCGCTTTCACCACCACCTTCTCCTTCACCGTGGAACCATTCCTCTATAAACCCTTCGGTGATGGCATCGCCTTCTTCATTGCGCCATTCGTATCAGAGCTGCCCAAAAATTCAAGTGGCGGATACCTAGGGCTCTTTAACGCCGACACTGCTTTGGATTCTTACAAAAATCAAATAGTTGGTGTTGAGTTTGATTCGTTTAGCAATGCATGGGACCCTAACACTGCTCATATTGGGATTGATGTGAATTCCATTGCTTCAGTAACAACAACGCCATGGCAACCGGGGAATGTTGCGTCTGCCACAATTGATTTTGAGCCTGTAAACACAAACTTAAGCGTTTCTGTGAGATATGTGAACGGGAGTTCGAGTAGTATCTCGTTTGTGATTGATTTGAGGACTGTGCTGCCTGAATGGGTTAGGGTTGGATTCTCTGGTTCAACCGGACAAGTTGTTGAAGTACACAGGATTCTTTCTTGGTCTTTCAATTCAACTTTCTACTAGCTGGCGCTTTGAAGCatcatcttttctatcttttgttaTTAATATTCCCACTCTATTGTTTCTGGTCTTTATTTATGTCTTCACTATCATTTAATGTTGAAAGTAAGTCTATTAAACTTGGCATTTCTCTACTTCTATCAAATTGAATGACATTGCTGTAATGCCCTGAAAAGTAGTAATGTGAATCGTTATAATTGCACGTGGCGTGCTTATATTAGcttgttcttcatcatttacAATTCTTCACATTTAaccatttctgcaataaaaaagaaataaaagagttGGGTAcgtgaagaattgaagatagTTAAGATATTGAAACACTTCATGATATATAGTGAGGTGATGATCAACatttactattatatttgtcttatatctaaatttaatataattcattttctatttttttattaaaactagAAATGTTGGCTTCTTCTTTTATTCCTATTATTCTCTTACGATTTTTTTCAACTTGTTAAAAAGTTTCAACGTAACTAGGTTATGTGCTTAATTGGTTCGCACATCCGCCTAAGCTTTcgtttttttaggaaaaaaaataaaaaaacattaacTTTTAGTTTGGTAATATAAGAGAGTTAACTATCAATTCACTATTCAAAAAATTCACGtgctgacaaaaaaaaattattaaaagatgttattaataaaataatttttaaataatttaaaaatacgataaaaaaattaataaatattatattttttataaataataaataaaatttatatttaaaaaactaaCTTATCCATTTGATTTAAATTGTTGTCatagtatttaaataaatattaattaattgtttatttaaaaatcttattttgtgataatttagaatttaacaTTAAGTgtttatgatttaaaaatttaaaatttaagataaataaaataattttataagattTACTGAACAAAGCTCCTTAACATtacctatttttttatatgaacttacctttttaaatttttagtccaattaaattatttttttcttgaagctaagtaataattaatatttataaaatctcACAtggtctaaaataaaatttgataattttcatctcttaaattagttttaaaattgaattaaatccACTTAATTTATTATCGACTATGCTACGTACACCAAAGTCAGACACCAATATAACatatatgttagaatataaatacacattaaaaataaattaaaccacatatatatttatatataaatatattagtagtTGATTTTAATTACTGATTTTAGTTTGCAAATTAAATAGCATTTTTTATTTCCTACATATGAATATCTTGTTTAGTTTACGAGTATAAGGTTCCGTTAGAGACGCTTGCTTTTCTTTTAGGTCTAAAAGATTAGACTTAAAAGGTTGCATAAAAACCTGCTGCAACTTAAAAAAACCATTTTgggtactttttttttttgtgggtcAACTCATCAGGCAAACCATTTAAACCTCGGAGGATGTTAACGATTTAAGAGATGTGAAAGGTAATTATTGGCATAATGAAGAGCTCAACACAGACACTACAAATATCATTCTCTAATGCAAACTCCAAACGATTCCAAGTGAATTAAATACTAAAGTTGTCAAGGTAAAGCTAAGTAATATATTCACAAGCACTGCATATGCTAGTACATACTCTATGAATATATAGCATTAGTTATCACAATTAAgactgctttttttttttcaatatgatTAACTAAAATGGTTGAGAAGAcatttagagaaaaaaaaatattaagggGATAGAAATTGCCGGCATATCCTCCAAgagaaatatataattaaaaaataaagagagatgCCGGCATCGGCATATAGATGTTTCTTTTGTAACCACGTACCATGCATGCTGACTTGCTGAGCTCATAAATTGTATCTTCCCGTTGCCTGAGTTACttaatttcttaatttcatGAGTATACGATTGGCCAACATATGCTTGTCCTATTCAATATTCTCATCCTCATGTCTTCACAAACAAAGTGCAGGCGGTAACGTTTGTTGATCAGGTCAagctatatttaaaattaatcgaGAGAGAGTATCTTCCAATGAACAAACAAAACTAATTGAAGAGAGAGTATCTTCGAAATATTGTTATAATTAGTTGGCTAAATAACCAACTTTGCTTCTGTCACTCTCCGTGTTTATAAACACTACCTTGAAAGGGTTGTCGCTAGTGATCAAGTACTAGGGACATTTCAACATATGACAATCATAATTTAATACTACTAATTGAAGCAATTTAATTATTCATCTTTGAATTCCATGTTGCATATAGTTGAGCCAACTACTGTCTTGGCAAACTTCACCACCATTATTATTCTCTGCTTCTCGCCTTACAAAACGTAACATATGCCTTTCTTCTTGTGTCCTTCATAACTCAAATAATGGCCTTGTTTTCTATGTTTATGATCTTCACTTGGTTGACTTTTCTCTTTAACACCAAAACTGTAGAGTCTGTTTCATTCAACTTGGATAATTTCATGCCAAATCTATACCTAATTAAATTCGAGGGCGATGCATTTGTGTCAGAAAAAGTTTTACAGTTGACAAAGAACAGAATCGACGGCCCTATTACAAAAAGCGTGGGCCGCGCCTCGTTTGATCAACCGGTGAAGCTTTGGGACAAAGGAACAAGACAGCTCACTGATTTCACCAcacatttctcttttattatgaAAGCTATCAATCCCAACATGTTCGGTGATGGATTATCATTCTACATTGCACCTTTTGAATCAACCATCCCAAACAATTCAGTTGGAGGATTCCTTGGGCTCTTCAGCAGGGAATCTGCATTCAACACCACTGCCAATCAAATAGTCGCTGTCGAGTTTGACAGCTTTGAGAATCCATGGGATCCAAAACTTAATCATGTTGGGATCAATGTTAATTCTATAATATCTGTTGCAAACGTGAGTTGGAATAGGAACATGAAGAATGGATCCGTTGCTAATGCTTGGGTTTCATACAACTCCACCACCAAGAATCTCTCCGTGTTCCTTACTTATGCAGATAATCCAACATTCAACGGCAGTTTTAGTCTCTCACATGTCATTGATCTCAGGGAATTCTTGCCGGAATTTGTTAGGATTGGATTCTCCGCCGCCACCGGTGATTGGATCGAAATACACAACGTTTTGTCTTGGTCATTCAATTCAACCTTGGACTCTAGCACGGGGAAAAGCAAGGTTGGTTTGGCAAGTGGTTTGAGTGTTGGATTCGGTACTCTAGCATGTTTAATAGGTGttatttgttttgtattttggaggaagagaagaaacCGAGCCAGGAAAGACGAGGACGATACGGGGTTCGATGCTTCTATAGAAGATGAATTCGAAAGAGGAACCGGTCCGAAGCGGTTCACTCAGAAGGAGCTAAGCCAAGCGACGAACGGGTTCGCGGAAGAAGGAAAGCTGGGAGAAGGAGGATTTGGAGGTGTGTACAAAGGAGCAGTAGGGAATCCAAGAATGGAAGTTGCGGTGAAGAGAGTATCGAAAGGATCAAAACAGGGGAAAAAGGAGTACATATCAGAAGTAAGAGTAATAAGCAGGCTGAGGCACAGGAATTTGGTTCAACTCATAGGCTGGTGCCATGAGAAAGGtgagtttcttcttgtttatgagTACATGCCTAACGGTAGCCTTGACTCTCATTTGTTTGGAAAAGGAGTCATGCTTTCTTGGGCTGTAAGGTACAAGATTGCATTGGGTTTGGCATCTGCACTTGTTTATCTTCATGAAGAATGGGAACAATGTGTGGTGCATAGGGATATTAAGTCAAGTAATGTCATGTTAGATGCCAATTTCAATGCCAAACTCGGCGATTTCGGTCTAGCAAGGTTGGTGGACCATGAACTGGGGACTCAAACCACGGTTTTGGCCGGCACCATGGGGTACCTAGCCCCGGAGTGTGTCACCACTGGGAAATCAAGTAAGGAATCTGATGTGTATAGCTTTGGCGCCGTGGCGCTCGAGATAGCGTGCGGGCGAAGGCCGGTTCAAGTTAAAGAAGAGCCCGGCAAAGCGAGGCTCATAGAATGGGTGTGGAACTTGTATGGACAGGGGAAGCTTCTAGAAGCCGCTGATTGGAGGTTAGATTTGGAATTTGATGTGAAGCAAATGGAGTGCTTGATGACCGTTGGATTGTGGTGTTGTCACCCTGATTATGCTATGAGGCCTTCTATAAAGCAAGTGATAAATGTGCTTAATTTTGAAGCTCCTTTGCCATCACTTCCATCACAGTTACCTGTGCCTATGTACTTCGCACCTCCCATGGACATGTGCAAATTCACCTACACTTCTTCTGGAACCACAGCCACATCTAAAGACTCCTCAAACTACTCATCCATGTCAGCAGGGTCCAGAAAATCTCTATTATAGCTTGCAAATATGTATCGTGTATTTTTGTATCATGGCGAACGAAACAAGTTCCTTGTTTATTGTGTAAGTGATGATTGTCAACACTCTCAGCAGATGTAATTCTTCATATTTTGTATATGGTTTTTTGTTTTGCTTTGGGGTTCTGAAATTGGCCTGATTGCCTGAATAATTTAAGAGGTTCATACCAATTGTGCTAATTAAACGCAATcttatatattactaatataTTACTAATACGCTTTCTGCTATGATTACCACATTGCAATGGACAAAAAGTTGAGTGTGGCGAATTAAGTTTCTGTAGTATGTTTAGtataaaatgtataaaattaaattatgtcttaatatcttatttgattcataataaatataaaaataaaataaaaatatttactaaaatactcttgattattaaaaaaatattaataaaattttcggtCTCCATTCTTTAAAATGTTAGTCCTTTGTATCTTGGAATTGTTTTTGGTCAAGAAGActactttttagtttttatcttTACTATATGTCTCTTTCTTCTTGGGTCCTGTTAGATCTTATTGACCGATTGTACATAGCCCAAGTATTCTGGGCCAGAAAAATGCTGAATCGTTTCGGAGGGCCAATCTAAAGGAGTATTCTACCAACCTTGGCTGCTAAGGAAATAGTAGTAAAATACCATgagatcaaatttttaaattgacaaACATTCTAGaccaaagagaaaaaaaaaaaaacattgaccaaaataaacaaataaaataatgtaacaagactaattaatttagattgGTTAACTAATTAGTTTACTCAtctgtttaaataaatattataatttaaatttcacaTTATGCATCTAACACCCTAAAAAGATGGatattcttaaaaataatattttcatgtaaaaataatattacaaactATTAGATGGTTTAACATGTGAATAGATATTTATGAAAGCATTTACCATCAAAAGAATATGCTAAAATATAAAACGAGTCAGCTAAATAtttttgaaggaaaaaaaaccattaataatatttttatacgaGTAGTTAGAAGATCCAATtagacttttcttttttttttttcagattggTTGTTACACACTCGATCTAAGCAAAAAGAGTTAAACAAGACATCATACAAAAACTAATTACTCCCATTTAGCATTGCCATTAGAGAGAACGTTCCCGATCATTGTCAAAATAATCTAGTACATGTATACATTCTCCTATTGCAATTTATCTCAATGCTATTATGTAATAAATCACCATTTTACTACTAAAACACCTACTCCATGATATAATGTACATAACCCGACCACCACGACGCATCGCTTTAATAATGAAGTAAGCAATACATTATATTCTTAAAGCACATTCTTGACACTAATATGTCCACTAAGTGTTGTTGTTTACCGCCATTTGATTCATGCTTGTCTTATTTAGTATTCGCTCTCATCCTTATGTATCACCTGCACATTTTGAAACAAgtggtttaaatttttttgttttattccttAATAATCTTGATTTTCAATTTATCTCCTCTTTTCCTTCAATCCAAATATCCAATCAACAATATCTTTTTGGCTTACCACCATTGTAATATCTTTCTCAACAGCACTAATTTCTTTCAGTAAGAATTGAATTGCCACTTGTAACCTTTTAAGTAATGTTTCTCCTGCAGTATTTTCCTTCATTATGTTAATTGTTACCCATAAAGCACCTCACTTCACTACTATTATTTGTCAAGTACCTACCTACCACAAAGTTATTTACTTCCGGTAAGAATGTTACATATTGCCACCAAACCTAACATgttctttttttatcttgtcTTCTATTCTTTAGTATTGTCATTGCCTTTTATTTTGTAACACACCA
The genomic region above belongs to Arachis duranensis cultivar V14167 chromosome 3, aradu.V14167.gnm2.J7QH, whole genome shotgun sequence and contains:
- the LOC107480986 gene encoding lectin 7, whose amino-acid sequence is MTISFLILIHNVNSASFTFPNFWSPTKDIVFEGDADYSNGGLTLTKIVNSAPIGNSAGRASYSSPVRLWDANTGNLAAFTTTFSFTVEPFLYKPFGDGIAFFIAPFVSELPKNSSGGYLGLFNADTALDSYKNQIVGVEFDSFSNAWDPNTAHIGIDVNSIASVTTTPWQPGNVASATIDFEPVNTNLSVSVRYVNGSSSSISFVIDLRTVLPEWVRVGFSGSTGQVVEVHRILSWSFNSTFY
- the LOC107480907 gene encoding L-type lectin-domain containing receptor kinase IX.1-like — encoded protein: MALFSMFMIFTWLTFLFNTKTVESVSFNLDNFMPNLYLIKFEGDAFVSEKVLQLTKNRIDGPITKSVGRASFDQPVKLWDKGTRQLTDFTTHFSFIMKAINPNMFGDGLSFYIAPFESTIPNNSVGGFLGLFSRESAFNTTANQIVAVEFDSFENPWDPKLNHVGINVNSIISVANVSWNRNMKNGSVANAWVSYNSTTKNLSVFLTYADNPTFNGSFSLSHVIDLREFLPEFVRIGFSAATGDWIEIHNVLSWSFNSTLDSSTGKSKVGLASGLSVGFGTLACLIGVICFVFWRKRRNRARKDEDDTGFDASIEDEFERGTGPKRFTQKELSQATNGFAEEGKLGEGGFGGVYKGAVGNPRMEVAVKRVSKGSKQGKKEYISEVRVISRLRHRNLVQLIGWCHEKGEFLLVYEYMPNGSLDSHLFGKGVMLSWAVRYKIALGLASALVYLHEEWEQCVVHRDIKSSNVMLDANFNAKLGDFGLARLVDHELGTQTTVLAGTMGYLAPECVTTGKSSKESDVYSFGAVALEIACGRRPVQVKEEPGKARLIEWVWNLYGQGKLLEAADWRLDLEFDVKQMECLMTVGLWCCHPDYAMRPSIKQVINVLNFEAPLPSLPSQLPVPMYFAPPMDMCKFTYTSSGTTATSKDSSNYSSMSAGSRKSLL